In Oncorhynchus tshawytscha isolate Ot180627B linkage group LG01, Otsh_v2.0, whole genome shotgun sequence, the genomic stretch ggctttggggattatcagtgagatatacctgctggaatgtgtgctacgggtgggtgttgttatcgtgaccagtgaactgagataaggcggagccttacctagcatagacttatagatgacctggagccagggggtctggcgacgaatatgtagcgagggccagccgactagagcatactggtcgcagtggtgggtggtataaggtgatttggtaacaaaacggatggcactgtgattgactgcatccagtttgctgagtagagtgttggaagctattttgtagatgacatcgccaaagtcgaggatcggtaggatagtcagttttactagggtaagtttggcggcgtgagtgaaggaggctttgttgcgaaatagaaagccgattctagatttgatttttgattggagatgtttaatatgagtctggaaggagagtttacagtttatccagacacctaggtatttatagttgtccacatattctaggtaggaaccgtccagggtggtgatgttaGTCGGGCGGGCGTGTGCGGGCAGCgaacgattgaaaagcatgcatttagttttactagcgtttaagagcagttggaggccacggaaggagtgttgtatggcattgaagctcgtttggaggttagttagcacagtgtccaaggaagggccagaagtatacagaatggtgtcgtctgcgtagaggtggatcagggaatcgcccgcagcaagagcgacatcattgatatatacagagaaaagagtcggcccaagaattgaaccctgtggcaccccctttgagactgccagaggtccggacaacatgccccccgatttcacacactgaactctgtctgcaaagtagttggtgaaccaggcgaggctttcattagaaaaaccaaggctattgagtctgccgataagaatacggtgattgagtctttactatttatattttttgtcaacttttactccactaaattcctaatgaaaataatgtactatttactccatacatttttcctgacacccaaaagtactactacattttgaaagcttagcaggacaagaaaatggtccaattcacacacatcaagagaacatccctggccatccctattgcctcttatctggcagactcactaaacagcaGTGCAGTAAATGTCTACATTtcttgtttcttcttcttcttcttttgtgtATTACTTTTGTACTGTTAAACATtcactgcactgctggagctagaaacacaagcatttaaatTAGtaagaaaaaagaagaagaaacaagAAATTTAGAAATaccagaacgagcaatgtcagaatccaaaatataaatgtgtggtgtatatagacagaatAGACATTATAGAGtgcattgactttttccacattttgttacattactgtAAGGACAGACGCTTGGAGACGAGAAGTAAATACATGGAGCGAACATTTAATGAAttaacagacatgaaacagaacacgGTCAGTGTCTGGACAagggaaaacaaaacaacaataatgctgacacggagatgaaacagaggaaacagacagacataggGAAGGCAACCAAAATGTGAAGGATTCCaagtgagtccaatgagcgcagaTGCACGTAAGTATTCAGgccgtttgctatgagactcgaaattgagctcaggtgcatcctgtttcctctgatcatccttgagatgtttctacaaattgattggagtccacctgtggtcaattcaattgattggacattatttagaAAGgtacatacctgtctatataaggttccacagttgacactgcatgtcagagcaaaaaccaagacatgaagtcaaaggaattttccatagagctccaagacaggattgtgtcgaggcacagatctggggaagggtaccataaAAATTTTGCAGCAttggaggtccccaagaacacagtggcctccatcattcttaaatggaagaagtttggaaccaccaagactcttcctagagctggcctccaaactgagcaattgggggaaaatggccttggtcagagaggtaaccaagaacccgatgctcacactgacagagctccagaggttctctgtggagatgggagaaccttccagaaggacaaccatctctacaacacaatcaggccttcatggtagattggagagatggaagccactcgtcagtaaaagtcacatgacagcttGCTTGGACTTTGCCAGAAGGcaactaaagactctcagaccatgagaaacaatattctctgctCGGATgtgaccaagattgaactctttggcctgaatgccaagcgtcacatctggaggaaacatggcaccaccCCTACagtgaaggatggtggtggcaacatcatgctgtggggatgtttatcagcggcagggactgggagactagtcaggatcaacaGAAAGATGAAAgaagcaaagtatagagagatcattgatgaaaacctgctccagagcgctcaggacctcagacttgggcgaagaatcaccttccaacaggacaacaacgaccccaagcacacagccaacacaacacaggagtggcttcgggacaagtctctgaatatccttgagtggcccagccagagcacagacttgaacctgatctaacatctctggagggacctgaaaatagctgtgcagcaacgctccccatccaacccgacagagtttgagaggatctgcagagaagaatgggagaaacacaccaaatacaggtgtgccaagcttgtagcatcatacccaagaagattcgatgctgtaattgctgccaaaggtgcttcaactaagTACTGAGTCAAggatctgaatgcttatgtaaattagatttttcagtttacattttttttatacatttgcaaaaaattctgaagtactgtttttgctttgtcattatggtgtattgtgtgtagattgaagaggggggaaaaacaatttaatcatccattttagaataaggctgtaacataacaaaatgtggaaaaagtcaaggggagtgAACTGTATAAGTAGGAAAAAGGTATGTACAgttgtagttatataggatgagctattttgagaatacagtatgtacatataaagTGAGTAATCAATAAGCATAGATTCTcagaaataaaatacaatttcaacagaataatgttgcaggaatgctcaTCTTATCTGCATCTAACTACAGAAACTATTTCAGAACAATAACCATTATGTATACATTATTTCACGTGACCAGTGTTAAATGACTCTGTGTACCTATGGCAACAGTCAGTCTCTAAGgcgcagggtagagtaccgggtgatAGCCGGCTAGGGACAGTTTCTAAGGTTCAaggccagctagtgatggctgtttaaccaGGCAGGtgccgtgatacaagtcagtaatCGGCGTCCCTCCATGTCTGATGAcatcgggagatgacgtggaaaccggccATTAGGGGGCGACCGTAatcgctgttaccttcaagtaggtttcggttttgctagggtgttgtggattgTTGTAAGATTTTGTTCAAGATTTTGTTTTAGGCCTGtctcaaaccttaaccctaactttaGCCATTcaaagttaatgcctaaccttaagaattcagagttaatgtctaaactttaccctaaccttaaaaactTGGAGTTAATGCATAAACAAACCATAAACACTTTGATATTTGACGCTTGGAACAACTTCGAAATTAGATTTTTGAggaacatggatgaacgtctaattctgatatGAGACTGTGAAATCTTGATGAGTTTAACAGCCTGATGGCATAGAGATAGAACCTAAACTCATAGGAAGGAACACAATTTAAATCATCCCCCAAATTGTACCTTAATGTATCTTTGCCACCCCAAAATGGGAATGTCTACTAATCTTAACCATATGCCATTGTAGAGCACTAAGGGAAGCTGACAGTGATTATGATTGAAACCTGCGTTTAGCCTTTTTATTCAGAAATTATACCGTATTTGGCTCAGAGATTATGTTTATTTATTCTCTTTCCTCTCAAATAGACAGAACAAAATGACTGCTATGGCATAAATTAATGTCAAGATGATCGAAGACTAGCTTAGGGCTAGAGAATATATTTCTTTTCAATTCAAACAAATCTCTCTCGTCCACCCATTGTTTTTTCGCTCAGttggagacacaaacacacaaattaaATTCCGACGAGACCAAATACTTTTACGACTAGGCTACAAAGACGCCAACCtcgaaaatgtaaaaacaaacacaGTAATTACTGTTTTCAGAAATGTGTTTTGATTTTCTTTCGTCTGTCCCTGATAAGATTGAAATTCAAAATGCTCTTTATTGAAAtaactctctcactttctcactcaCACCATACACTGAATTTGTACTTGCTAGTCCTGGCCTGCTGCTGATGAGTATGCGGACTGGGTTGTGGATATGAAactagagttaaggttagggttgaacccGGGATGTGGGACATGAAGCTATGGTTTGGGCCAAGAATAGGCCTCTTGAAATTCAACCATAGCACTGTTGCGGTGTGAGAAAGAACAGTCTCTTGATGACAGTATGTCCATGGCAACACTGTGACATTATGTGACCTCCTGCTGTCCTCCTACCAGCACAGCACAGCGTCCTCCATCGGACTCTGCTTTCATCTGCTCATATTTGCCTTCCTGTCATGTGAGGTTTCACACTGACGCTTTAGTGTTCACATCCACTCCAagcaggggtgtgtgtgcgtgcatgtgtaaaAAAATGTACGTGTTAAGTGAGTGTATGTTCGTGTGTAAAAATAAAGGTGTGTTCGTGTGTCTGGACGTGCACGTGTTTGCGTTACGTGTGTGGGCTCTAGAAAACATTCTTTAGCCTCTGCAGCTGGGCCTAAGAGCTGAGATGAGCATGTGTGAAATGTGTGGAGTTTGCAGAGAGATTTAGACTTCACAGAAAGATGTAGACCTCCCCGTCCAGCCCCCAaccctctacccccccctccctaccccttccCTAGACCCCCACACCCCCACTAAGAGCAGCTAGCAGCGATGGCCAGCCCAGCACAATGCCCCAGCCGATGGCTTCATTTGACAGATCAGATTTACAGGCCTCCTGCCTAGCACCTGGTTGCGTTGTTTCCCAGGATATGGAGGAGAAAGCTCAAGAGGCAGCTAGCTGTGATAAAATAGGAATGCAGCCCAGGCCAGGCAAGTAAAGCATCCCCCCGTAGTTTCTTCAGATGTCTCGCAGTTACAGATCTCTTATTTTTATGTTTGGGAAATCTCTGTGGCTTAGATGCTTAGATGAAGAAATCAACTGAGGAAAATCTGACAACATGAATACTCTCCTTCTCTGGAGGGGGGTTATGGTGAGTTCAAAAGGTTTATGAGAGTTGTTGTTTACTGTTCTGTGAGGGCTACCATGTGACCATCTTGGTAGCAGCTACAGCATACTTTCTTAGTTTGACTGTAGGTTGAACAATGTAGTTTGACACAGCATACTTTCTAAAACTACAACTAGCCAACCCATGTATGCTTGTATGGCATGCTTAGTCAAGTATCCCTTCATGAGCTTCTCAACTATAACTTATGAAAACAGTGTCATAACTGCATTAAAACGGATTATAACTGTGTAATAACCACAGATATATGTATGTTGGAGCACATTCAATAGCCAGCCTGGGAGTGCAGCAGTCAGATCAGGTCCCAGGGAGAATTGGGGACAGAGTGGTGGGAATATGAGGGGTCCTTTGTCACCCTTCGCTTGTTGGTGCTCGGGGGACATATGGATGCCTGCCTGCCCCATCCCTCAGACCCCCTACACCTGCCTCACTGAGccctctcaccccacctcctccctctcaccccttccacctcctctctctgacaggtccGTGTGAGTAAGTCATGGAGAGTGAAGTCACCTGTGTGGCATTTCATCTGTCCGACATTCTTTCCCTTGGTGTTCTCCATGCTTTCTCTCATACTCTGTGTATTTATCTTgcgttctctcactctccctcattaTTGCTCGCTCAGAGATGGTATCGGACCCATGGCGTGACAACCTGGCAAAGGCTAGCTGCCTCCGCATTTTGCAGTATCCCCTCCCTTCCCTAATCCATCCattgctctccctcccttccctaatCCATCcattgctctccctccctcccctaatccatttattcctctccctccctcccctaatcCATCcattgctctccctccctccctcggcaCCTCCAGTCTCTTTCATGGTAACCACCGCCTGTCACTGGTGACTATGGAGCTGTTTACCCACTCTCGACCTCAAATGtaaccctgtccctctctttTCAGTTTCCCTATTTCACCCCCCCAGGGAAGAGTGGCCCCATAACAAACCAGACCAAACTCACCCCATTCATTCCCAAAGGCATCACTGTCCATCTCAAACCCAGCCCCTGCATAGGGTAAACTCATAAAAAGTTCAGGCAGTGCTTTTCTTTTTTGTCCCATGCTACAGACGTCTATATCGGttccgctaatacaggactagtaaaggcctagTGCACTAATCACTAACTTtgtgataaaaaataaataaaaataaaaacgtttATTTAttctgcagcaccctcagcacccctaatTCCCGTGGCTATGCAgacgtgtgtgtgcacgtgcatgtatgtatgtgtgaaaaGCTCACTCATTATTTATGAGGAAGCTCTCCCTTCACTGCATGTACCTACTAGCAAAACAAGGATTCACACCGTTTTCTGAACAATTTAATGAAAACAAATCCAGATTTCAATAGTGTACATAGAAAATATAGAGTGTAACAAATGACATGTTCAATCGAATAGACACTTTGTGAGTTGTCTGGGTGGTGGGCCACTGGTCTCAGAAAGCATCAGACATCATACTGAATACTGGACACcagagttggggtcaattccatttcaattcagcaAGTAAGCTGAAATTCCAATTAAATTAACTGAAATGGAGTTGACCCCAACCATGCTGGTCACAGGGTGTCTTATCAGGTGTAAGACTGAACAGTGGGTTAGGGTAGGATGTCAGATGTCAACCTTGTTGTCCGTGTCAGACAGCATACCCATGTCCTTCAGTATGACTTTCTCCAAGGACAAGTATTCCtgataaaaattaaaaaaacattttttagccTCTGCAGCTGGGCCTAAGAGCTGAGATGaacatgtgtgaaatgtgtgGAGTGACCTTTTGCAGAGAGATTTAGACCTCCCTGTGCGACCCCCATAGCTTCATATCCACATCCTAGTCCACATcctggggttagggtttgggttgtgGTTGGTTAGGATTGAACCAGGAGGTGGAcattaagctagggttagggttgaggataGGGTTAGATTTACACCAGGATGTGGGCATGAAGATAGGGTTGGGATTTGggttgtggttaaggttaggcttaggGTTGAAATCCTAACcctggcttcatgtccacatcccggttcaaccccaaggttagcctcaaccacaaccataACCCTAGTTTAATGTCGACATCCTGGTTCAACTCTAGCCCTAGcgtcaaccacaaccctaaccctaagcctaaacctaccttcatgtccacatcctggttaaacCTAGCTCTCTGCCAACACTGGTTACATTGTACTGCAATTACACAGTAATAACAACACTGTAATGTAAAGTGTTTGACACTTAAGTTGATTTTACAGACTGATCATGAATTTGCTGCTTCATCACAAATGTCGCCACACACATAAATCACTCAAGTTTCCTCTAAAGTCCCCTCAGGGATGGGAGGTAAATTTCATTAGTTGACTTTTGAACCCATAAGAGATCAGGTGGCCAGGGTATTGGAATGGAATGTTACCTCTTGATTCCTTCATTTTCTCTTTTTAAAGCTATGTTGAGTTTTCACCAAAGGCTAGGCCTACTCTCTCCACCATAAAGCTGACAGCTGAGGCACACAATGGGAGGgatttgaaggtgtgtgtgtgtgtgtgtgtgtgtgtgtgcctgccttaCAGTCCCAGTGCGCTCTGGGAAACCTGATCTGAGACGATTTAAGCAGAACTTTGAGAGGAGACTGGGTGGTGTCATCATCGCAATCTGGAATATCACTGCACTTCCTCTGAGGATTGAATCATCACCACAACCAATATTTTATCAATCAGGCCAGGGGCAAATGTATGAGAAAGGAATGAAGACAGAATTTGTGGTGAATAAGCGGACGCTAGTTGAGATGTTCCGCTTGCAAATTGTAGGGGTCCAAATCTCGATGAGAAAGACCAACGCAGCTGTCAAGGGTTATTTTAAAGCTTACCGTTCATTTTGCTTTCTCCTTCATCCCCACCAAAGCCAACGCTGATCCTCATACTGTTCTCACACTGAAAGGAGATTGCTCTCctgaagaagggagagagagtaagagagggaggggagagagagaggggcatagagagagacaggaggagagagagggatagagagagaggtgattcCGCTAAGCGGAATTATTAGCCTTATTAAAATGAAATTTACTAGTCCTGAGTGACAGACGAATGGTGGCGGAGCCTCAGAGGCCAGGGGATAGTTGAGGAGCCAGTTTGGAGACAGCGAGCAGGGGTACTCTATGTTGTGTGAGGCCCCGACCACAGGATCAGAAGCGCCGCTTCTCTgttttttcctctctccctttcctcttgtCCTCATCGTCTCCCCATATAACCCTGTCTCCTCTCATCCTTTCTTCTCCCACTCATCACACCCCttctctgttctcccctctctccattcttcaCTTTCAACTCTTTTATGTCCTATCTTCTTCATTTTCTCTAATTATACACCCTCTCcactcatcctctcttcctcctctcatctcacCACCCTGCTCCTGAACACAGCTAGCTACCAGAGGAATCTGTCAGGGATTTATCAGAGATATGCTCTACAGGCTTCAGATGAGCTTCCAAGTAACAGGGCTGCCACCCGCAGGAAGAATAGACCAGACAAGAAACACATCAGAAGGAAGCAGGACTTTGGGTAAAATGTGATTAATAGTCGTCCTATTGAAGGACACTGCATGTTTGGAATGTCTATCCTGGCTGCAGTTTTTCGAGAATGTTAAGGTTCACAGACATTATGGAGGCTTAACTCCAACGatctatcatggtcaaaacacaccaagacagtcgtgaagacggCACGACAAAaactttcccccctcaggagactgaaaagatttggcatgggtccccagatcgtcaaaaatgttctacagctgcaccatcgagagcatcttgaacggttgcatcaccacctggtatggtaactgctcagcatctgaccgtaaggcgctacagagggtagtgcgtacggcccagtacatcactggtgccaagcttcctgccatccaggacttatataataggcggtgtcagaggaaagcccataaaatttgtcagagactccaatcacccaagttatagactgttttctctgctaccgcacggcaagcggtaccggagcgccaagtctaggaccaaaaggctcattaacaacttctacccccaagccataagactgctgaacaattaatcaaatggccaccagtcAATTTACATTGACTCCTCCCCCCATGCATTTGTtttatacactgctgctactcgctgttaattatctatgcatagtcacttcacccctaccaattacctcgactaacctgtaaccccCGCACACTAAcatgtacccctgcacactgactcggtaccagtaccccctgtatatagcctttatattgtcattttattgtgttactttttataattttttaataaaattggtaaatattttcttaactcttcttgaactacactgttggttaagggcttgaaagtaagcatttcacattaaggtctacacttgttgtattcggtgcatgtgacaaataaagtttgattctatttttttttgtatttaatacAGCAGATGGGGCCACGGTGGAGAGCATCAGAAGCTTTAAGTTCTTCAGTGTGCACATTACTaaggacctgaaatggtcccttcacaccGACAGCATGGCGCTACAGCGCctacttcaacctcaggaggctgaagaagtttggcccctaagaccctcacaattctctacagatgcaccattgagagcattctgttgggttgtATCATCACATGGTATGGGAACTGGTACAGCccaacgcatcatcgggggcacactgtctgccctccaggacttctacagcacccggtgtcataGGAAAGCcaagaaaatcatcaaggacctcagccacctgagccatGGTCTGTTCGACCCACTACCATCTAGAgacagtacatgtgcatcaaagcttggacagagagactgagaaacagcttctatctccagaccatcagactgttaaacagtcatcactagtcagcctccgcccagtaccctgccctgaaccttagagactgtcaCTAACCAGCTACTACCTGGTACACTAcactgaaccttagagactgtcaCTAACCAGCTACTACCTGGTACACTAcactgaaccttagagactgtcaCTAACCAGCTACTACCTGGTACACTAaactgaaccttagagactgtcaCTAACCAGCTACTACCTGGTACACTAcactgaaccttagagactgtcaCTAACCAGCTACTACCTGGTACACTAcactgaaccttagagactgtcaCTAACCAGCTACTACCTGGTACACTAcactgaaccttagagactgtcaCTAACCAGCTACTACCTGGTACACTAcactgaaccttagagactgtcaCTAACCAGCTACTACCTGGTACACTAcactgaaccttagagactgtcaCTAACCAGCTACTACCTGGTACACTAaactgaaccttagagactgctgccctatgagccattgaacactggtcacgtaacaatgtttacatactgttttacccacttaaTTTGTACTGTATACATACTGCAATGTGATGTCATTACTCAAAACGTTTGAGGAAACCTGTTGCACTTAATATATCTGAGTACAGTTACTTAAAGGGATTTTTTAGTCTTTACTCAAACCGATAGAGTCACTGTGACCCAGTAGGGGGTCCAGATTTGAGTTGTATAAGCTTGAAAAAAATACACCCCCACTAATTCACACGTTCAATATAATTTCCCAGTGAGCCTTTTTGAGTCAATTGTAGAATTACCACCCATgcctgtatttgttagtgacggAGAGATAGTTGTTGAATAAAAAAAAttcagtcctgtggccttcaAGTGAGTTTCTAGGTGATTGTGATCATTATAATTGATATGGTCCTTATTTTGAGGCCTAATACAGTGGACTGAAAAtcatggtttacaggccacatctgGCCTGCAAGTAGTGTTGCAAAACTCTGTTAACTTTCCCAAAAAATCGTGCTtgaggcctcccaggtggcgcagtagtctaaagcactgcattgcagtgctagctgtgccaccagagactctggggtcgagcccaggctctgtcgcagccggccgcgacagAGCGGCCagctccgacacattggtgaggctggcgCCTGTCcgggttaagaagcagtgtggcttggttgggttgtgtttcggaggacgcatggctctcgaccttcgtctctcccgagcccatacgggagttgtagcgatgagacaagacagtaactaatAACAATTTgatacacattggtgcggctggcgtcTGTCcgggttaagaagcagtgtggcttggttgggttgtgtttcagaggacacatggctctcgaccttcgtctctcccgagcccatatgggagttgtagcgatgagacaagacagtaactactaacaatttgataccacgaaattggggagaaaaatggggtaaataaataaaaactaaaatCCTGCTTGAAGGagttctggaaaacctgggaaaatATACCTCTACCTGCAAGTCACATTTCACCTGCAATCTGCATTCATATTGACTGGCAGGGTTGGGAATAGTGTGAGGAGACTACCACAGCCATTTAAACTGCAGCAAccatttctgtatttatttttgtgCGGCATCAGATGAATCAATCAACAACTCAatttacatgcaaaaacacagatattaaaaacaattCCAAG encodes the following:
- the LOC112250426 gene encoding uncharacterized protein LOC112250426 isoform X1, which codes for MTKFANEGPPLTTSVMFWDICAPRPWPTRGRQRRNPWRILTEFPTPSNTSTWKPRFRVSLPKINTDAEYSPLKFSLRDNTCDNHTGRNAADGATVESIRSFKFFSVHITKDLKWSLHTDSMALQRLLQPQEAEEVWPLRPSQFSTDAPLRAFCWVVSSHGMGTGTAQRIIGGTLSALQDFYSTRCHRKAKKIIKDLSHLSHGLFDPLPSRDSTCASKLGQRD
- the LOC112250426 gene encoding uncharacterized protein LOC112250426 isoform X2, producing the protein MFWDICAPRPWPTRGRQRRNPWRILTEFPTPSNTSTWKPRFRVSLPKINTDAEYSPLKFSLRDNTCDNHTGRNAADGATVESIRSFKFFSVHITKDLKWSLHTDSMALQRLLQPQEAEEVWPLRPSQFSTDAPLRAFCWVVSSHGMGTGTAQRIIGGTLSALQDFYSTRCHRKAKKIIKDLSHLSHGLFDPLPSRDSTCASKLGQRD